A genome region from Pseudoalteromonas tetraodonis includes the following:
- a CDS encoding DUF2937 family protein: protein MIVNLFDKLIFACAFIVSLQLPQLSDHYQQHLAGLYHATKWQVDGYAKTAKQYNFSSTQAMINRHLANPEPSVRADANQKQQTLLQFADLKKGMAIFEQGNLVQKMLYMFSPERVDRLQNTLDNFKLGIPLTASAVLFALVLAILLNQLLMLPHTLYVRRKKRIASDAVKFNS, encoded by the coding sequence ATGATCGTTAACCTGTTCGATAAGTTAATATTTGCTTGCGCTTTTATTGTTTCATTGCAACTACCGCAGCTGAGTGATCATTACCAACAACATTTAGCGGGCTTATACCATGCAACAAAATGGCAAGTCGACGGCTATGCAAAAACGGCCAAGCAATATAACTTTTCTAGCACGCAAGCGATGATAAACCGCCACTTAGCTAACCCTGAACCTAGCGTTAGAGCCGATGCAAATCAAAAACAGCAAACATTACTGCAATTTGCCGATTTAAAAAAAGGGATGGCTATTTTTGAACAAGGTAATTTAGTGCAAAAAATGCTGTATATGTTCTCCCCTGAGCGCGTTGACAGATTACAAAATACACTTGATAACTTTAAGTTAGGTATCCCTTTAACCGCGAGTGCAGTGTTGTTTGCATTGGTATTAGCTATTTTATTAAATCAATTACTTATGCTGCCACATACTTTATATGTTAGGCGTAAAAAGCGTATTGCATCCGATGCGGTAAAATTTAATAGCTGA
- a CDS encoding nucleoside deaminase: MNETDLAHLKRTVALAKEALEAGDEPFGSVLVDANGHVCMEDRNRVAGGDHTRHPEFEIARWAANNMTPEQRASATVYTSGEHCPMCAAAHAWVGLGRIMYVSSSAQLTSWLSELKMTKSPVNPLPIEAVAPNVAVYGPVPALVEQVHALHRQFHQAD; the protein is encoded by the coding sequence ATGAACGAGACTGATTTAGCGCACTTAAAACGCACCGTAGCGCTAGCTAAAGAGGCGTTAGAAGCAGGTGATGAACCGTTTGGCTCAGTCCTTGTTGATGCTAATGGGCATGTATGTATGGAAGATCGCAACCGTGTTGCGGGTGGCGATCATACTCGTCATCCTGAATTTGAGATTGCTCGTTGGGCAGCCAACAATATGACCCCAGAGCAACGCGCCAGCGCCACAGTGTATACCTCAGGAGAACATTGTCCTATGTGTGCTGCGGCACACGCCTGGGTTGGCTTAGGTCGAATTATGTATGTCAGTTCATCTGCGCAATTAACTAGCTGGCTTAGCGAGCTCAAAATGACTAAGTCGCCGGTTAACCCGTTACCTATTGAAGCGGTTGCTCCTAATGTCGCTGTTTATGGGCCCGTACCAGCACTTGTTGAGCAGGTTCACGCCCTACATCGTCAATTCCACCAAGCAGATTAA
- a CDS encoding GlcG/HbpS family heme-binding protein, which yields MKKRAIFTALIASLSSLASVAGQTEMQINTYNQQLENVAMVAQLTGEMAQRIVNAASAAALKDNLAVSITVVDASGQTLAVLRDHRAGVHTIRASYKKAYTANSQKRETAVIAKGINEGTIPADLRYLDENILILDGGVPIYINDTVVGAVGVGGAHGSEDVRVAKAGIKALWLAQ from the coding sequence ATGAAAAAACGGGCTATTTTTACAGCGCTCATTGCATCACTTTCTTCATTAGCGTCTGTTGCTGGACAAACTGAAATGCAGATAAATACTTATAATCAACAGCTTGAAAATGTGGCTATGGTGGCACAATTAACGGGTGAAATGGCACAGCGTATAGTCAATGCAGCGTCTGCAGCGGCGCTCAAGGACAATTTAGCTGTATCAATAACCGTTGTGGATGCATCTGGGCAAACGCTGGCGGTACTTCGCGATCATCGTGCCGGTGTTCATACTATTCGTGCCAGTTATAAAAAAGCCTATACCGCCAATTCGCAAAAGCGAGAAACCGCAGTTATAGCAAAAGGCATAAATGAGGGCACTATTCCAGCAGACCTTCGTTATTTAGATGAAAACATTTTAATATTGGATGGCGGGGTGCCTATTTATATAAACGATACTGTGGTGGGGGCTGTGGGAGTTGGCGGTGCTCATGGCAGTGAGGATGTACGTGTTGCAAAAGCAGGGATCAAAGCGTTATGGTTAGCGCAGTAG
- a CDS encoding fasciclin domain-containing protein, with protein sequence MFKKIASVLTFVLASLTLSTAAHADHHGMKKDIVDVAAANGSFSTLVAAVKAAGLVDTLKGDGPFTVFAPTDEAFAKLPAGTVENLLKSENKDKLTAILTYHVVSGKVMAADVVKLDSATTVQGQSVNVTTNDGSVMINNANVVMADVKASNGVIHVIDTVLLPKE encoded by the coding sequence ATGTTTAAGAAAATAGCGTCTGTTCTGACTTTTGTATTAGCAAGTTTAACCCTATCTACAGCAGCTCATGCCGATCACCATGGTATGAAAAAAGATATCGTTGATGTAGCTGCTGCCAATGGATCGTTTTCAACACTCGTTGCTGCCGTCAAAGCAGCAGGCCTTGTTGATACGTTAAAAGGAGATGGTCCTTTTACTGTATTTGCGCCAACTGATGAGGCATTTGCTAAACTACCAGCAGGTACCGTTGAAAACCTTCTTAAGAGCGAAAATAAAGACAAGTTAACTGCAATTCTTACCTACCATGTGGTATCAGGTAAAGTAATGGCTGCAGACGTTGTAAAATTAGACAGTGCAACGACCGTGCAAGGCCAGTCTGTGAATGTAACCACCAATGATGGCTCTGTCATGATCAACAATGCAAACGTAGTAATGGCAGATGTAAAAGCCAGCAACGGCGTGATTCATGTCATTGATACTGTTTTGTTGCCAAAAGAGTAA
- a CDS encoding flagellar brake domain-containing protein: METNKNNTTVEDKPTEDQKKFFLDLLPGKLIDIQFNNPIQVRFKLTLIGYDTGKYLILKYPAQAGKNDYSDILVEGNGAIVRYIIEDERGECVAFSTSILAISFRPERLIYLAYPKKIESRQLRETSRLPTHIPAKISLHKGDIDADNKSLLHGLIIDISPSGCRFAIHVSSGFVALKKRQVFVHILSPLDNEPVIITSYIRNNQMKGNRLSVGIEFDASEQVKLNKLLEAYSIDID; the protein is encoded by the coding sequence GTGGAAACAAATAAAAATAATACTACTGTTGAAGATAAACCAACTGAAGATCAAAAGAAGTTTTTCCTCGATTTACTCCCGGGAAAGCTAATTGATATACAATTTAACAATCCCATTCAGGTTCGCTTTAAACTCACTTTAATCGGCTACGACACCGGTAAATATTTAATATTAAAATACCCTGCTCAAGCAGGTAAAAATGATTACAGCGACATTTTAGTTGAAGGTAATGGGGCTATTGTACGTTATATCATTGAAGACGAACGGGGCGAATGTGTTGCTTTTTCAACCAGCATATTAGCGATTTCATTTCGCCCTGAACGATTAATTTATTTAGCTTACCCTAAAAAAATTGAAAGCCGCCAATTACGTGAAACTAGCAGGTTGCCTACACACATTCCGGCTAAAATTAGTTTACATAAAGGCGATATTGATGCTGATAATAAAAGCTTATTGCACGGTTTAATTATTGATATTTCTCCGAGTGGTTGTCGCTTTGCTATTCACGTAAGCTCTGGATTTGTTGCACTAAAAAAACGTCAAGTTTTTGTGCATATACTTTCTCCATTAGACAACGAGCCTGTTATTATTACGTCTTACATTAGGAATAACCAAATGAAAGGCAACCGCCTTAGCGTTGGTATAGAGTTTGATGCTTCAGAGCAAGTTAAGCTTAACAAGCTATTAGAAGCTTACTCGATTGATATTGATTAA
- the lepB gene encoding signal peptidase I, whose product MFRSAVADWYEVPTGSMKPTIEEGDRILTDKMAYDLRIPFTHVSLLRLAEPQTGDIIVFDSKVADNRLIKRVIGTPGDIVSLQNNELTINGEKVSYSTLNESIRWLDKTEHLKGHAHTIRLTKSAASLVQFPATPIAADHYLVMGDNRDNSADSRVIGLIPRDELLGRAERVIVSLDYDDYYLPRSDRFLKRLE is encoded by the coding sequence GTGTTTCGTAGTGCCGTCGCCGATTGGTACGAAGTACCAACAGGTTCAATGAAACCGACTATTGAAGAAGGCGACCGAATCCTTACCGATAAAATGGCGTATGATTTACGTATACCATTTACGCATGTATCCCTGTTAAGACTGGCAGAACCACAAACCGGCGATATTATTGTATTTGATTCTAAAGTGGCGGATAACCGTTTAATAAAACGCGTTATTGGCACACCAGGTGATATAGTTTCATTGCAAAATAACGAATTGACCATTAATGGCGAGAAAGTAAGTTATAGCACTTTAAACGAGAGTATTCGGTGGCTAGATAAAACTGAGCACTTAAAGGGGCATGCTCATACCATACGGCTTACCAAATCGGCAGCAAGCTTAGTGCAGTTTCCGGCAACACCAATAGCAGCAGATCATTATCTGGTTATGGGTGATAACCGCGATAACAGTGCGGACTCACGGGTTATTGGATTAATTCCACGTGATGAGTTGCTGGGTCGGGCAGAGCGAGTGATTGTCTCGCTTGATTATGATGATTACTACTTGCCAAGAAGTGACCGGTTTTTGAAGCGTTTAGAATAA
- a CDS encoding DUF2999 family protein, giving the protein MNPIIAILKEHNVSDEKVAALFEAFTQNPMMAMALVQELGIPPEKLQQLMAVVMTQPHLIKEATDELGLDFAKVQEAKDKLNQQ; this is encoded by the coding sequence ATGAATCCAATTATTGCAATATTAAAAGAGCACAATGTCAGCGATGAAAAAGTAGCGGCATTATTTGAAGCATTTACCCAAAACCCAATGATGGCTATGGCTTTAGTACAAGAGCTGGGCATACCACCTGAAAAACTTCAGCAATTGATGGCGGTAGTAATGACCCAACCTCATTTAATTAAAGAAGCAACGGATGAATTAGGTTTAGATTTTGCAAAAGTACAAGAAGCGAAAGACAAGTTAAACCAGCAGTAA
- a CDS encoding zinc-binding dehydrogenase, which produces MQYISHQDQQLAFEQTDKPQISSNEVLVKVAAIGVNRADCMQRQGKYPAPEGDSPILGLECAGTVCELGSEVDPKWQDKRIFTLCAGGAYSEYVAVDAQQLIELPDNISMAQGAAISEVYLTAFGALFELGKLQSGQTALIHAGASGVGGAAIQMAKSAGAQVVITAGSDEKCEHAKSLGADHVINYKTTDFVEYMKAHNLSANAIVDPVSGRYLNKNAKVAAMDCQIVMLAFLDSRFAEVDFARLLQKRISFHASTLRNRSIAFKRALRDAFVARFYDDIANQKYDFNIYKTMPWQQASEAHAILEGNENSGKVVLLVE; this is translated from the coding sequence ATGCAGTACATTTCACATCAAGATCAGCAATTAGCGTTTGAACAAACCGATAAGCCGCAGATTAGCAGTAATGAAGTATTGGTAAAAGTAGCAGCGATTGGCGTTAACCGTGCCGATTGTATGCAGCGTCAAGGTAAGTATCCTGCTCCTGAAGGGGATAGCCCTATTCTAGGACTCGAATGTGCAGGTACCGTGTGTGAGCTTGGCAGTGAGGTAGACCCTAAATGGCAAGATAAGCGTATTTTTACTCTATGTGCTGGAGGTGCTTACAGTGAATATGTCGCGGTAGATGCGCAGCAATTAATAGAATTGCCAGATAATATTTCTATGGCACAAGGTGCTGCTATTAGTGAAGTGTATTTAACTGCCTTTGGTGCACTCTTTGAGTTAGGAAAACTACAATCAGGGCAAACGGCGCTTATTCATGCCGGTGCCAGTGGCGTAGGCGGAGCGGCTATTCAAATGGCAAAAAGTGCCGGTGCACAGGTGGTAATAACAGCAGGGTCTGATGAAAAATGTGAACACGCTAAAAGCTTGGGTGCTGACCATGTGATTAATTATAAAACCACTGATTTTGTTGAATATATGAAGGCACATAACTTAAGTGCAAACGCCATAGTCGATCCGGTTTCTGGCCGCTATTTGAATAAAAATGCCAAAGTGGCCGCAATGGATTGTCAGATTGTGATGCTCGCATTTTTAGATAGTCGCTTTGCCGAAGTCGATTTTGCACGCTTATTACAAAAACGTATTTCGTTTCATGCCTCCACATTACGTAATCGCAGTATCGCGTTTAAGCGTGCGTTAAGAGATGCATTTGTAGCGCGCTTTTATGATGATATTGCCAATCAGAAATATGACTTTAATATTTATAAAACCATGCCATGGCAACAAGCTAGTGAGGCACATGCCATTTTAGAGGGTAATGAAAACTCAGGTAAAGTTGTATTGTTGGTAGAGTGA
- the aceK gene encoding bifunctional isocitrate dehydrogenase kinase/phosphatase: MPSTSLTSTHNPIQELIATKLARAVFAGFEAMFAQFLNITLGAQSRFEQRQYHEVQAAMRARLQVYERQVKQVSEAVKVIAYDELNCPQTWQRAKNIYGEMVKEHENQPIAHTFFNSTFGAIWDDKKIRTVHLFVLKAKYRGQPRSYEGLVSRISLKEGFDSAVKTLVNEQVFRVPFKNLNEDLAKLQATLTQGAQQQCRQVYELISLNDGYIEYANSHFYRNKACYVIGRCIAKNGDNMPFAIAILNTPDGLTIDAVMMGADQLSLLFGFARTYFMVDTDQPARYVDYLSVLMPHKQRFELFNAIGFIKHAKTEFYRYKVDTTKSSPEQYKYHLAPGTPGMVMLVFTIDGLDYVYKVIKDKFSAPKTATKQQVKDKYNFVKQADRVGRLVDTHEFRYLAFDLSRFSDELLTQMKKHIGDSLIISGKALILKHVYVERKMTPLNLYIGQCSSKSLQQVMVDYGKAIKELASANIFAGDMLMKNFGVTRWGRVVFYDYDEICPLTDCNFREVPNTDNALEEISSHSYFDIDQNDIFPSQFKVFFSASSSAFSHFNHYHSDLFTAKYWQMTQQGIEQGQLPDVYPYKQSWRFNNL; encoded by the coding sequence ATGCCTAGCACGTCGTTAACGTCTACCCACAATCCTATACAAGAACTCATAGCCACTAAGTTAGCACGCGCTGTATTTGCTGGCTTTGAAGCTATGTTTGCACAGTTCTTAAATATTACCTTAGGGGCACAAAGTCGCTTTGAACAACGCCAATATCATGAGGTGCAAGCGGCAATGCGAGCGCGCTTGCAAGTGTATGAGCGTCAAGTAAAGCAGGTGAGTGAGGCCGTTAAAGTGATTGCCTATGATGAACTAAACTGCCCACAAACATGGCAACGAGCAAAAAATATTTATGGCGAAATGGTTAAAGAGCATGAAAACCAGCCAATTGCACATACGTTTTTTAATTCTACTTTTGGCGCTATTTGGGATGATAAAAAAATTCGTACGGTGCATTTATTTGTCTTAAAAGCAAAGTACCGGGGGCAACCACGTTCTTATGAAGGGCTTGTGAGTCGTATTTCCTTAAAAGAAGGCTTTGATAGCGCAGTTAAAACTTTAGTCAATGAACAAGTGTTTAGAGTGCCATTTAAAAATTTAAACGAGGACTTAGCTAAACTACAAGCAACGTTAACCCAAGGGGCGCAGCAACAATGCAGACAAGTGTATGAGCTAATAAGTTTAAATGACGGCTATATTGAGTACGCCAATTCACACTTTTACCGAAATAAAGCGTGTTATGTAATAGGACGATGTATTGCTAAAAATGGCGATAATATGCCCTTTGCAATAGCCATTTTAAATACCCCTGACGGGCTTACAATTGATGCTGTGATGATGGGTGCTGATCAGCTGAGCTTGTTATTTGGCTTTGCGCGCACGTACTTTATGGTAGATACCGACCAACCTGCAAGGTATGTAGATTACTTAAGTGTGTTAATGCCTCACAAACAACGGTTTGAATTGTTTAATGCGATAGGTTTTATTAAACATGCGAAAACAGAATTTTATCGCTATAAGGTGGATACGACTAAAAGTAGCCCCGAGCAATATAAATATCATTTAGCGCCAGGTACACCAGGTATGGTGATGCTTGTTTTTACAATTGATGGCCTAGACTATGTGTACAAAGTAATAAAAGATAAATTTAGTGCACCAAAAACGGCGACAAAACAGCAGGTAAAAGATAAATATAACTTTGTAAAACAGGCTGATAGAGTAGGGCGATTAGTTGATACTCATGAATTTAGATACCTAGCCTTTGATTTAAGTCGTTTTAGTGATGAACTGCTTACACAAATGAAAAAACACATTGGTGATAGCTTAATTATTTCGGGTAAAGCGTTAATACTCAAACATGTCTATGTTGAGCGAAAAATGACACCGCTTAATTTATATATCGGTCAATGTAGCAGTAAATCACTGCAGCAGGTGATGGTTGATTATGGTAAAGCGATTAAAGAGCTTGCCAGTGCTAATATTTTTGCCGGTGACATGCTAATGAAAAACTTTGGCGTGACACGTTGGGGGCGAGTGGTATTTTATGATTACGATGAAATTTGCCCTCTTACTGATTGTAATTTTAGAGAAGTGCCAAATACTGACAACGCGTTAGAGGAAATAAGCTCACATTCTTATTTTGATATAGACCAAAATGATATATTCCCGAGTCAATTTAAGGTGTTTTTTAGTGCCAGCAGCAGTGCCTTTAGCCATTTTAATCATTATCATAGTGATTTATTTACGGCAAAGTACTGGCAAATGACTCAGCAAGGTATTGAGCAAGGTCAGCTTCCTGATGTATATCCTTATAAACAAAGCTGGCGCTTTAATAATTTATAG
- a CDS encoding LysR family transcriptional regulator gives MNIRNVDLNLLVYLNVLIDEKSVSKAANKLALTQPAMSNALKRLRDLFDDPLLVRAAGSMTPTAKALALKPEIEALLKMAEEITQPSEQFNPATANVTFRIMANDYIESTLIAPFICEQLAKNPGIDFDVLSPSDVNLQDMEKGTIDLAINRFNGLPRSFHQATVWRDNYCCLTHPHNPFLNDANLDQYLKSEHIWVNRAGWGPEPAVTNKSGKQKLGWVDEALWQLEQTRKIRVFTRHYMIASLLCQSEQLIATLPRRQAKLLTSHTNLVISPVPFQIVPIEVKMIWSPLLHHTPAHQWLRRELLAFANTVIDR, from the coding sequence ATGAATATAAGAAATGTCGATCTCAACCTACTCGTCTATTTAAATGTATTAATAGATGAAAAAAGTGTGTCTAAAGCGGCCAATAAACTCGCATTAACACAACCGGCTATGAGCAATGCGTTAAAACGCCTAAGAGACTTATTTGACGATCCTTTGCTTGTTCGTGCAGCTGGCTCCATGACCCCAACAGCTAAAGCCCTTGCCCTTAAGCCCGAAATTGAAGCGCTGTTAAAAATGGCAGAAGAGATCACGCAGCCCAGTGAGCAGTTTAATCCGGCTACCGCCAACGTGACGTTTCGTATTATGGCAAACGATTATATAGAATCGACGCTAATTGCCCCCTTTATTTGCGAGCAGCTAGCTAAAAATCCGGGCATTGACTTCGATGTACTTAGCCCCAGCGACGTTAACCTACAGGATATGGAAAAAGGCACTATCGATTTGGCAATAAACCGTTTTAATGGTCTGCCGCGCTCTTTTCATCAAGCTACTGTATGGCGAGATAACTACTGTTGTTTAACCCATCCACATAATCCATTTTTAAACGATGCAAACTTAGACCAATACTTAAAAAGTGAACATATTTGGGTTAATCGAGCCGGCTGGGGCCCCGAACCCGCTGTGACCAATAAATCAGGTAAACAAAAATTAGGCTGGGTCGATGAAGCATTATGGCAATTAGAACAAACACGTAAAATACGCGTATTTACTCGTCATTACATGATTGCCAGTTTACTGTGTCAATCTGAGCAACTCATTGCAACCCTTCCGCGTCGTCAAGCAAAGCTTTTAACTAGCCATACTAATTTAGTGATTAGCCCTGTGCCATTTCAAATCGTCCCCATAGAAGTAAAAATGATATGGAGCCCGTTATTACACCATACGCCAGCGCACCAATGGCTTAGACGCGAGTTGTTGGCGTTTGCAAATACAGTGATTGATAGGTAA
- the icd gene encoding NADP-dependent isocitrate dehydrogenase — translation MQYQHITVPENGEHILIDEQGQWHIPEHPIIAYIDGDGVGLDVMPVMRKVVDAAIEHSYGARRKIHWMQVYNGEQAAKLYDGDWFPQETINAVRDCKIAIKGPLTTPLGGGFRSLNVALRHEMDLYVNMRTIKGFSALPSPLKNPFTTHITVLRDSSEDVYSGIEWQAGSVESEKMLDFLCEEMGVTRLRFTQECGLGIKNISKEGSERLIRYAINYALKNNSESLTLVHKGNVLKFTDGAFKRWGFALARHEYAAVEHQNGRWLEIQRADLPPLVIKEVIADNMLQQCLMDPAQFDVVATTNQNGDFLADMLSAQVGGVGIMPTANLNTEVAFFEPTHGTFERIAGQDKANPSSSLLSAVLMLKFMGWSEAACLIENALESTFASGQVTFDLAQSNHNSTTLSCKQFANKVIEHF, via the coding sequence ATGCAATATCAACATATTACTGTGCCAGAAAATGGTGAACATATACTTATTGATGAACAAGGACAGTGGCATATACCCGAACACCCTATTATTGCTTATATTGATGGTGATGGCGTCGGCCTCGATGTGATGCCAGTGATGCGAAAAGTAGTGGATGCCGCCATAGAGCATAGTTATGGCGCAAGACGAAAAATTCATTGGATGCAAGTTTACAATGGTGAGCAAGCTGCCAAGCTTTATGACGGTGATTGGTTCCCTCAAGAAACGATTAATGCAGTACGAGATTGTAAAATCGCGATTAAAGGCCCTTTAACAACACCGCTTGGAGGCGGATTTCGCTCGCTAAATGTCGCGCTTCGTCATGAAATGGATTTGTATGTAAATATGCGAACCATTAAAGGATTTAGTGCATTACCGTCACCATTAAAAAACCCATTTACCACGCATATTACCGTGCTGCGTGATAGCAGTGAAGATGTGTACTCAGGAATTGAGTGGCAAGCGGGCAGTGTTGAAAGTGAAAAAATGCTCGATTTTTTATGTGAAGAAATGGGCGTAACTCGGCTTCGTTTTACCCAAGAGTGTGGTTTAGGTATTAAAAATATCTCTAAAGAGGGATCAGAGCGATTAATACGCTATGCAATTAATTATGCCCTAAAAAATAATAGTGAATCACTCACTTTAGTTCACAAAGGTAATGTACTTAAGTTCACCGATGGCGCATTTAAGCGCTGGGGATTTGCACTGGCCAGACATGAATACGCTGCCGTTGAGCATCAAAACGGGCGCTGGCTTGAAATACAACGTGCTGATTTACCGCCGCTGGTTATTAAAGAAGTAATTGCCGATAATATGCTTCAGCAGTGTTTAATGGATCCTGCTCAATTTGATGTGGTGGCCACCACTAATCAAAACGGAGACTTTTTAGCCGATATGCTCAGTGCACAAGTCGGTGGAGTAGGGATTATGCCGACGGCAAACTTAAATACCGAAGTTGCTTTTTTTGAACCCACACATGGTACATTTGAGCGCATAGCAGGGCAAGATAAGGCAAATCCGAGCAGTAGCTTATTAAGTGCGGTGCTAATGCTTAAGTTTATGGGATGGAGTGAGGCTGCTTGTTTAATTGAAAACGCGCTTGAAAGCACATTTGCCAGTGGACAGGTTACATTTGATTTAGCTCAATCAAATCATAACTCGACAACCTTAAGTTGCAAACAATTTGCCAACAAGGTTATCGAGCACTTTTAA
- a CDS encoding glycosyltransferase family 2 protein, whose product MKLSVCIICKNEKDKIERCLESVKWADEIIVLDSGSTDETRAIANKYTDKVFVRDDWQGFGEQRRRAEALATNDWIFAIDCDEVVSERLKEEIITTLAKCNEKNILKLNRLTYFCGQFIRHSGWYPDRIARIYNKKITGYNQNLVHESVVMLDCKPIELKENILHFQHEDIFGYMNKRNHYAHIGAEQMVNKGKKPSLLKASSSAFFAFIRHYFLRRGFLDGKAGFVIAVIQSQYSFNKYLFAYYK is encoded by the coding sequence GTGAAGCTATCTGTTTGTATTATATGTAAAAATGAAAAGGATAAAATTGAGCGTTGTTTAGAGTCAGTAAAGTGGGCAGATGAAATCATTGTACTTGATTCAGGTAGCACTGATGAAACACGTGCTATTGCAAATAAATACACAGATAAAGTATTTGTGCGTGATGACTGGCAAGGGTTTGGTGAGCAAAGACGAAGGGCAGAAGCATTAGCAACTAACGATTGGATTTTTGCAATTGACTGTGATGAAGTTGTCAGTGAGCGTTTAAAGGAAGAAATAATAACGACATTGGCAAAATGCAATGAGAAAAATATTTTAAAGCTTAACCGTTTAACGTATTTTTGTGGCCAATTTATTCGACACAGCGGCTGGTATCCTGATCGTATTGCGCGTATCTACAATAAAAAAATAACAGGTTATAACCAAAACTTAGTGCATGAGTCTGTTGTAATGCTTGATTGTAAACCAATTGAGTTGAAAGAAAATATATTACATTTTCAGCATGAAGATATTTTTGGCTATATGAATAAAAGAAATCATTATGCGCACATAGGTGCAGAGCAAATGGTAAATAAGGGTAAAAAACCATCACTCTTGAAGGCAAGTAGTTCCGCTTTTTTTGCTTTTATCCGCCATTATTTTTTAAGACGTGGCTTTTTAGATGGTAAAGCAGGATTTGTTATTGCGGTTATACAAAGCCAATATAGTTTCAATAAATACTTATTTGCCTATTATAAATAA